In Rhodoferax koreense, a genomic segment contains:
- a CDS encoding amidohydrolase family protein: MKRYVFEPYAGLPGERPILDAHHSRPGFPLPPHACDCHVHIFGPRERYPLAEDRTFAPAIASLGDVLAMHDRIGIQRMVIVQASPQGNDNACVIDSLRALRAMGREARAVAVVPEGTEPGLLHELHAVGVRGLRVNLQSYGQTDPVLAAARIRAAAAMAAEMDWHLQTYTTLNVIAGLSDVMKALPVPLVVDHFGLADPTAGLRQTGLGELLALVRSGKVYIKLSAPYRVIEQPDGRDLEPIARALIDANPERMLWGTDWPHTGPWPGVPRDRDGAEPFHPIDDGAQLNIFGSWTSAQEREQILVTNPARLYGF, from the coding sequence ATGAAACGTTATGTCTTCGAGCCGTATGCAGGCCTGCCGGGCGAGCGGCCCATTCTGGACGCCCACCACTCCAGGCCTGGCTTCCCGCTACCGCCACACGCATGCGACTGCCATGTGCACATCTTCGGGCCGCGAGAGCGTTACCCGCTCGCAGAGGACCGCACGTTCGCGCCAGCCATCGCGAGCCTCGGTGATGTGCTGGCCATGCACGACCGCATTGGCATCCAGCGGATGGTCATCGTGCAAGCCAGCCCGCAAGGCAACGACAACGCATGTGTCATCGATTCCCTTCGGGCGCTGCGGGCCATGGGCCGCGAAGCCAGGGCCGTTGCCGTCGTCCCCGAGGGCACAGAACCCGGGCTCCTTCATGAGCTGCACGCCGTGGGTGTCCGCGGGCTCCGGGTCAATTTGCAGTCATATGGGCAAACGGACCCGGTACTTGCGGCCGCTCGCATACGCGCTGCTGCCGCGATGGCCGCAGAGATGGACTGGCATCTTCAAACCTACACGACGCTGAATGTCATTGCGGGTCTGAGCGATGTCATGAAGGCATTGCCGGTGCCTCTGGTCGTCGACCACTTCGGCCTCGCCGACCCGACCGCCGGACTGCGACAGACGGGGCTTGGCGAACTGCTGGCGCTCGTCCGAAGCGGCAAGGTGTATATCAAGCTTTCGGCGCCTTACCGGGTCATCGAGCAGCCCGACGGACGAGATCTGGAACCCATTGCCCGCGCGCTCATCGATGCGAACCCGGAGCGCATGCTGTGGGGCACGGATTGGCCGCATACCGGTCCGTGGCCCGGCGTGCCGCGCGATCGCGACGGCGCAGAGCCTTTCCACCCGATTGACGACGGGGCCCAACTCAATATCTTCGGTTCCTGGACTTCCGCGCAAGAACGCGAACAAATTCTTGTCACCAATCCTGCGAGGCTGTACGGGTTCTAG
- a CDS encoding helix-turn-helix domain-containing protein, giving the protein MLDKSFHSVQRWLSNRVECYEGDRGKKQGPVPFEFHGVSLVTQVPISTKEIRKLVCTIYGGAFVVQGIESCGVRTSTQNLPLMRAFAAELRARRNALGVSQEELAHRCGVNRTFVAKMEVGQNQPSLTVLLKISEGLQVPLPALLGATVDRYSIESAQQ; this is encoded by the coding sequence ATGTTGGATAAAAGTTTCCACAGCGTCCAACGTTGGCTGAGCAACCGCGTTGAATGCTACGAAGGGGATCGCGGGAAGAAGCAGGGCCCAGTGCCGTTTGAGTTTCATGGGGTATCTCTCGTTACTCAGGTACCGATTTCCACTAAGGAAATCCGCAAACTAGTTTGTACCATATATGGTGGTGCATTTGTGGTTCAAGGCATCGAAAGTTGCGGGGTGCGCACGTCTACCCAAAATCTTCCGCTGATGAGAGCCTTCGCGGCCGAACTCCGAGCGCGGCGCAATGCGTTGGGGGTATCGCAAGAAGAATTGGCGCATCGATGTGGCGTCAATAGGACGTTCGTGGCCAAGATGGAGGTCGGCCAAAACCAACCGTCGCTGACGGTGTTGTTGAAGATCTCGGAGGGCTTACAGGTGCCTCTTCCGGCTCTGCTGGGGGCGACTGTTGATCGGTATTCGATCGAGTCCGCCCAGCAATAA
- a CDS encoding site-specific integrase has translation MAISAPRLYRKPGSGVYFARVLLGPVPTGKSAGKTELRRSLRTKCPILAGRIIGTINAVLAQVPMSHRAAFYDDVHRQILDRFIGHESEPLRIEDPADLSNFIGFFEDLNQQGLEEFKGVFIERVAKRGVYSAAPPFTVRGEDDRVAAIQLMKELARPELADLKDALLSRLRGRPVIPVQRTEDVAARDLGDDVNGLPFPTSGQTQIQPFRPPAVVAEAGIETPQTVPVENPLAWKVALERYGRSLRADEAVNDKTNAERQTLLSQLHDFAVEEYGLTQNFLVHEIKKHHVAAFMDMSASRPARSASKKPSGGNAASSAIPTIAAGTLLKRISSLELFFRWAMEEVQATDANPAAGLGRRKAVLRERKNDSQESYKPFTADQLKTVFEPTRFLLECRDADHFWAPLLGVHLGVRLGEIVTLQLDAIQQHAISGIWYADVRPEAAKNANSVRRLPITQPLIDLGFLDYVKKLKKLGASSLFPHRDMSTPSAIRQPSKNTSEKFARFLDVCGVTDKDLVFHSFRHTVVTALQYGGVPLHVSQQIVGHMAQDHAIKTGELTQEQARSVTFSAYTHTDIPSMTVEDPFKVLKDALEKAVRPPLEYPLLKRAAAIVLQHVRKTHEGFESGWAPQDKQYSRQMGTALTEGVRRSI, from the coding sequence ATGGCGATTTCTGCGCCTCGTCTCTACCGTAAACCTGGTTCAGGCGTTTACTTCGCGAGGGTCCTGCTTGGACCGGTTCCGACCGGAAAATCGGCCGGAAAAACCGAGCTTCGACGCTCACTTCGGACGAAATGCCCGATTTTGGCGGGCAGAATCATTGGAACGATCAACGCTGTCCTTGCACAGGTTCCAATGTCACACCGCGCCGCTTTCTATGACGACGTTCACCGTCAAATCCTCGACCGTTTCATCGGGCACGAGTCCGAGCCGCTGCGAATTGAAGATCCTGCCGACCTGAGCAACTTCATTGGTTTCTTTGAAGACTTGAACCAGCAAGGGCTCGAGGAATTCAAGGGTGTTTTCATCGAACGCGTGGCCAAGAGGGGCGTCTACAGCGCTGCACCTCCGTTTACCGTGAGGGGCGAGGACGACCGGGTAGCGGCCATCCAACTGATGAAAGAGCTGGCCAGACCAGAACTCGCGGACTTGAAAGACGCCCTCTTAAGTCGCCTGCGTGGACGTCCAGTGATTCCGGTGCAGCGCACGGAGGATGTGGCAGCAAGGGATTTGGGCGACGACGTTAACGGACTTCCGTTCCCGACATCCGGCCAGACTCAAATTCAACCATTTCGACCGCCTGCAGTCGTGGCAGAAGCGGGCATTGAAACGCCGCAGACGGTCCCTGTCGAGAACCCGCTCGCCTGGAAAGTGGCGCTGGAGCGGTACGGCCGTTCGTTGCGGGCTGATGAAGCGGTCAACGACAAAACCAACGCTGAGCGACAAACCTTGCTCTCTCAGCTGCATGACTTTGCCGTGGAGGAATACGGGCTGACCCAGAATTTTCTTGTCCACGAGATCAAAAAGCACCACGTTGCTGCGTTCATGGACATGTCTGCATCACGCCCCGCGAGAAGCGCTTCAAAGAAGCCTTCCGGTGGGAATGCCGCATCTTCCGCCATCCCAACCATCGCGGCAGGCACTTTGCTCAAACGAATTTCGAGTTTGGAGCTCTTCTTCCGATGGGCGATGGAAGAGGTCCAAGCTACTGACGCAAATCCTGCTGCCGGACTAGGGCGGCGGAAGGCGGTCTTGCGCGAGAGGAAAAACGACAGTCAGGAATCGTACAAGCCGTTCACGGCCGACCAACTCAAAACAGTGTTCGAGCCCACACGCTTTCTGCTGGAATGCCGGGATGCCGATCATTTCTGGGCGCCCCTGCTTGGCGTACATCTCGGCGTGAGATTGGGTGAGATTGTCACGCTTCAGCTCGATGCCATCCAGCAGCATGCCATCAGTGGCATCTGGTATGCAGACGTCCGTCCAGAGGCGGCAAAAAATGCCAACTCGGTCCGTCGACTTCCCATCACCCAGCCGTTGATCGACCTAGGGTTTCTCGACTACGTGAAGAAACTGAAAAAGCTAGGGGCATCCAGTCTGTTTCCGCATCGAGACATGAGCACACCTTCGGCCATCCGCCAGCCGTCCAAAAACACGAGCGAGAAATTTGCAAGATTTTTGGATGTCTGTGGCGTGACGGACAAGGATCTGGTGTTTCATAGTTTTCGGCACACCGTCGTGACGGCATTGCAATACGGAGGTGTGCCGCTTCACGTCAGCCAACAAATCGTGGGTCACATGGCCCAGGACCATGCGATCAAGACCGGCGAGCTGACACAGGAGCAAGCTCGCAGCGTCACCTTTTCGGCTTACACACATACCGACATACCCAGCATGACGGTGGAGGATCCGTTCAAGGTGCTTAAAGATGCGCTGGAAAAAGCAGTACGGCCTCCGCTTGAATACCCGCTGCTGAAAAGGGCCGCCGCGATTGTTTTGCAGCACGTTCGCAAGACACATGAAGGATTCGAGTCTGGATGGGCGCCTCAGGATAAGCAGTACTCCCGACAGATGGGCACCGCTTTAACTGAAGGAGTCCGACGCTCTATTTGA
- a CDS encoding LysR family transcriptional regulator, which produces MKINMKNREMQLLWELGRTGSVTKAADRVAMSQPAASALIRTLEERLGFPLFVREKRRLTFTAKGRALLPEIANILAAQDSLNRLASTLRTDATPRVVIGSVASVAATILPSGVERLCRSLPGAAVSVRTAMSMEIANMVAEQRVDFGVVVDEAGPDGPGRLQVAPLHLCCLVAPTHAFSALKTVTVEDLATHKYVALARQFKIGAATANLFESAGHGFAPAVEVMQFSTACAFVSAGWGVGILDSLSAKYAANFGLATVPVEGEISLGVALLWSPDSSLGAHASDFADGLTAAFG; this is translated from the coding sequence ATGAAAATCAATATGAAAAATCGGGAGATGCAACTGCTGTGGGAACTGGGGCGCACCGGCTCCGTGACCAAGGCGGCGGACCGGGTGGCGATGTCCCAGCCAGCCGCGAGCGCGCTCATCCGGACCCTCGAAGAGCGGCTGGGGTTTCCCCTTTTCGTTCGGGAGAAAAGGCGTCTGACGTTCACCGCGAAGGGCCGCGCCCTCCTGCCGGAAATCGCCAACATCCTGGCCGCGCAGGACAGCTTGAACCGGCTGGCGAGCACGCTGAGGACCGATGCCACGCCGAGGGTGGTGATCGGCAGTGTGGCATCGGTCGCGGCGACGATTCTCCCTTCGGGCGTCGAGCGGCTTTGTCGCTCGCTGCCTGGCGCCGCGGTTTCGGTGCGCACAGCCATGTCGATGGAAATTGCCAACATGGTGGCGGAGCAGCGTGTCGATTTCGGGGTGGTGGTCGACGAGGCGGGGCCGGACGGCCCGGGCCGTCTGCAGGTCGCACCGTTGCATCTGTGCTGCCTGGTCGCGCCGACGCATGCCTTCAGCGCTCTGAAGACTGTGACGGTGGAGGATCTCGCCACGCACAAGTACGTTGCGCTGGCGCGGCAGTTCAAGATCGGCGCGGCCACCGCCAACCTCTTCGAGAGCGCCGGCCACGGCTTTGCGCCCGCGGTCGAGGTCATGCAGTTCTCCACCGCCTGTGCTTTCGTCAGCGCCGGATGGGGCGTCGGCATTCTGGACAGCCTGAGCGCGAAATATGCAGCGAACTTCGGCCTGGCGACGGTGCCGGTGGAAGGCGAGATCAGTCTCGGCGTTGCCCTGCTTTGGTCGCCAGACAGCAGCCTGGGCGCGCATGCCAGTGATTTCGCCGACGGACTCACGGCGGCGTTCGGGTGA
- a CDS encoding mandelate racemase/muconate lactonizing enzyme family protein, with protein sequence MTSSNTAIAAIQCFKVRLPFNHGAPAPLFAGKSRTTLDSIWMRVELGNGMVGWGEAYAADLDAVCALVRHRVEPLALGKDATDRQLTSSLERMLHNLGRSGPVLHALSGLDIALWDLRGKLEGVPLYELLGGAKRTRIAAYASLLQYYGNREHLETNVGKAIDAGFTQVKLHERTAEAVAIARAAMPRGMPLMVDTNCAWTTANALAEVRAMATSDPFWIEEPIWPPEDLDGMKQLRKDSQIPVAAGENASNLLELTRMVTEQAVDWVQPSAIKCGGVTALQRVAEACANHPGVRFSPQTAFFGPGFLATLHVLAAAEQDTIIERLFCDLAFTPYRDTIPLVNGTFTLASAAGLGAEPDVEILAASEQA encoded by the coding sequence ATGACATCGTCCAACACCGCCATCGCAGCCATCCAATGCTTCAAGGTGCGCCTGCCCTTCAACCACGGCGCGCCGGCGCCCTTGTTCGCTGGCAAATCGCGGACCACGCTGGACAGCATCTGGATGCGCGTCGAACTTGGAAACGGTATGGTCGGCTGGGGCGAAGCCTACGCCGCCGACTTGGACGCCGTCTGCGCCCTGGTCCGTCACCGCGTCGAGCCGCTGGCGCTTGGCAAGGACGCGACCGACCGCCAGTTGACTTCCTCGCTCGAACGCATGCTGCACAACTTGGGCCGCTCAGGGCCCGTGCTGCACGCGCTCAGCGGTCTGGACATTGCCCTGTGGGACCTGCGCGGCAAGCTGGAGGGGGTGCCGCTGTACGAGCTTCTGGGAGGCGCGAAAAGGACCCGGATTGCGGCCTACGCATCGCTGCTGCAGTACTACGGCAACCGCGAGCACCTGGAAACCAACGTCGGCAAGGCCATCGACGCGGGCTTCACACAGGTCAAGCTGCATGAACGCACGGCCGAGGCCGTCGCCATCGCCCGTGCGGCCATGCCGCGCGGGATGCCCCTGATGGTGGACACGAACTGCGCCTGGACGACCGCCAACGCGCTCGCGGAAGTCCGCGCGATGGCGACCTCCGACCCATTCTGGATCGAGGAGCCGATCTGGCCCCCGGAGGACCTGGACGGCATGAAGCAGCTGCGCAAGGACAGCCAGATTCCGGTGGCGGCAGGCGAGAACGCCTCGAACCTGCTGGAGCTCACCCGGATGGTGACGGAGCAGGCGGTGGACTGGGTGCAGCCCAGCGCCATCAAGTGTGGTGGCGTGACAGCGCTCCAGAGGGTCGCGGAGGCCTGCGCAAACCACCCCGGCGTCCGCTTCTCTCCGCAGACCGCGTTCTTCGGCCCGGGCTTTCTCGCCACGCTGCACGTGCTGGCCGCGGCGGAGCAGGACACCATCATCGAGCGGCTGTTCTGCGACCTGGCCTTTACCCCGTACCGCGACACGATCCCACTGGTGAATGGCACATTCACCTTGGCTTCGGCCGCCGGTCTGGGGGCAGAGCCCGATGTCGAGATTCTGGCCGCAAGCGAGCAGGCCTAG
- a CDS encoding Bug family tripartite tricarboxylate transporter substrate binding protein: protein MTVHRRRNMAALAAFSVLSVLGGTAGAQPDFPSKPIRLIVGSPPGGAPDTVARIVAQSMNIGQPVIVENRNGAASMIAAEAVARAAPDGYTLLIGSQTVMAVAPIINKVKSFDPQKDFTGVALIGSAPLVLVAGSALKANTVPEIIELAKSKPGVLDYGNGGVGTSPYMAGALFSVMTGTKITSIPYPGEQAAMTEIIGGRLPMMFANASAAMPHVKSGRLRGIAVTSPARVDVAAGLPTVAESGIPGFEIGTWLGIMAPTGTPTAVVDKINAEIRRVIADPAVKEKLTTQGFVLVDETPDQFNRYLKTEYAKWSKLIKDADIKAE, encoded by the coding sequence ATGACTGTTCATCGTCGTCGAAACATGGCGGCCCTGGCCGCTTTCTCCGTGCTTTCAGTGCTGGGTGGCACCGCGGGTGCCCAGCCCGATTTCCCATCGAAGCCCATTCGACTCATTGTGGGCTCACCGCCTGGCGGCGCTCCGGATACGGTCGCGCGCATCGTGGCGCAGAGCATGAACATCGGGCAGCCGGTCATCGTCGAAAACCGCAATGGCGCGGCGTCGATGATTGCGGCGGAAGCAGTTGCCCGCGCGGCACCCGACGGCTACACCCTGTTGATTGGCAGCCAGACCGTGATGGCGGTGGCGCCCATCATCAACAAGGTCAAGAGCTTTGACCCGCAGAAGGATTTCACCGGCGTTGCACTGATCGGCAGCGCGCCATTGGTGCTTGTTGCGGGTTCGGCCCTGAAGGCGAACACCGTCCCTGAAATCATCGAACTGGCGAAATCGAAGCCGGGCGTCCTGGACTATGGCAACGGCGGCGTCGGGACTTCGCCCTACATGGCGGGGGCGCTGTTCAGCGTGATGACCGGCACCAAAATCACCAGCATTCCCTACCCTGGCGAACAGGCGGCGATGACGGAAATCATCGGTGGCAGGCTGCCGATGATGTTCGCCAACGCTTCGGCCGCCATGCCGCACGTCAAGTCGGGACGCCTGCGCGGCATCGCCGTGACCAGTCCCGCACGCGTCGACGTTGCCGCTGGACTGCCGACCGTCGCGGAGTCGGGCATTCCTGGCTTCGAAATCGGAACCTGGCTGGGCATCATGGCGCCCACGGGCACGCCCACCGCGGTGGTGGACAAGATCAATGCGGAAATACGGCGCGTGATCGCGGACCCGGCAGTCAAGGAAAAGCTGACCACGCAGGGATTTGTGCTGGTCGACGAAACGCCCGATCAGTTCAACCGCTACCTCAAGACCGAGTATGCCAAGTGGAGCAAGCTCATCAAAGATGCGGACATCAAGGCCGAGTGA
- a CDS encoding carboxymuconolactone decarboxylase family protein, with protein sequence MQRYPVSSPDALPLAQRDAYERIVSGRGKLPRPYATLLASPDVAEMVEKLSTKLWHGALPRQVLEAVFLSVASEQQCRYQWDNHAAKALETGISQECLDGIRKGLVPDQPPALSAALAFASEMQRTKRVQDSTFASVVSHFGEQGTAELCAFLALATTISFLLNVQRTDGDVASAVRP encoded by the coding sequence ATGCAACGATATCCGGTTTCGTCGCCCGACGCCCTGCCCTTGGCGCAACGCGACGCCTATGAACGCATCGTGTCGGGAAGGGGCAAGCTTCCCCGTCCTTACGCGACGCTGCTGGCCAGCCCGGATGTCGCGGAGATGGTGGAGAAACTCTCGACAAAACTGTGGCATGGCGCATTACCGCGACAGGTGCTCGAGGCCGTGTTCCTGAGCGTGGCCAGCGAGCAGCAATGCCGGTACCAATGGGACAACCATGCCGCAAAGGCCCTGGAGACCGGCATTTCCCAGGAATGCCTGGATGGCATCAGGAAGGGGCTGGTTCCGGACCAACCGCCAGCGTTGTCGGCGGCGCTGGCCTTCGCGAGTGAAATGCAGAGAACGAAGCGCGTGCAGGACAGTACCTTTGCCTCGGTCGTTTCGCACTTTGGCGAGCAAGGAACGGCGGAACTCTGCGCTTTTCTGGCGCTGGCCACCACCATTTCCTTCCTGCTCAACGTCCAGCGAACCGATGGCGACGTGGCGTCCGCGGTCCGCCCGTGA
- a CDS encoding Bug family tripartite tricarboxylate transporter substrate binding protein, with the protein MKNLTRRLFVAGTSAAMTGISWNACAQAYPSGPVRIVVPYPPGAATDALARMLGQALEPQFGSNFIVENKGGAATQIGTKAIASAKPDGQTLGFVDTAFVINPGLFGKALPYDTLRDFTPISLMATAPLVLIAHTAVPAKDIKEFLALAKAQPGSLTYGSAGIGSAPHLAGEQLRQAASIDIRHIPYRGGSTVLTDLIAGHVQFGFTTVPTMLEHIRAGTVRALVVTSPERVPQLPNVPTTAEAGLPKVDTTPLFGLIGQAGLPEATVARLGAAASQLVKTGPLRARLIEAGFVPVGSTPQEFSARVQGEIAKWAEVVKAGDIKPNA; encoded by the coding sequence ATGAAGAACCTCACGCGCCGCCTCTTCGTCGCCGGCACAAGCGCCGCCATGACTGGCATCTCCTGGAATGCATGCGCCCAGGCCTATCCGTCGGGTCCCGTGCGCATCGTGGTCCCGTATCCGCCAGGGGCGGCGACCGATGCCCTGGCCCGCATGCTTGGCCAGGCGCTCGAGCCGCAGTTCGGGAGCAACTTCATCGTCGAGAACAAGGGCGGCGCGGCGACCCAGATCGGGACCAAGGCGATCGCCTCGGCCAAGCCGGACGGCCAGACGCTGGGCTTCGTCGATACGGCGTTTGTCATCAATCCGGGACTTTTCGGCAAGGCCTTGCCCTACGACACGCTGCGCGACTTCACGCCGATTTCCCTCATGGCCACCGCGCCGCTGGTGCTGATTGCCCACACCGCCGTGCCGGCGAAAGACATCAAGGAATTTCTGGCGCTCGCGAAGGCCCAGCCGGGCAGCCTCACCTATGGGTCCGCCGGCATCGGCAGTGCGCCTCACCTGGCTGGCGAGCAGCTCCGGCAGGCCGCGTCCATCGACATCCGGCACATCCCGTACCGCGGCGGTTCGACCGTGCTGACGGACCTGATTGCAGGGCATGTGCAGTTCGGATTCACCACCGTGCCCACGATGCTCGAGCACATCCGGGCCGGGACTGTGCGGGCCCTGGTGGTTACCAGTCCGGAACGCGTGCCTCAGCTGCCCAACGTGCCGACCACCGCGGAAGCGGGCCTTCCGAAGGTGGACACCACCCCGTTGTTCGGCCTGATCGGCCAGGCAGGTCTTCCCGAAGCGACGGTCGCCCGGCTGGGCGCGGCGGCTTCGCAACTGGTCAAGACAGGACCGCTGCGTGCCCGGCTCATCGAAGCCGGCTTTGTGCCCGTGGGCAGTACGCCGCAGGAGTTCTCCGCACGCGTCCAAGGCGAGATCGCCAAATGGGCCGAAGTGGTGAAGGCTGGCGACATCAAGCCGAACGCCTGA